The following are from one region of the Tenacibaculum dicentrarchi genome:
- a CDS encoding DUF5916 domain-containing protein has translation MYKTTSLLILMLFICKNSIAQEIHKKRKKLSATRIQTPPVIDGVINESIWEKAPIANNFVMMRPTNGQNEPSTHKTQVKLVYDNDAIYVSAFMYAPNPAKIPAEFNNRDNIGNADFFMLMINPNDDGQNPTMFIVSAAGVQADSKVANGNEDFNWNAVWQSAIKINKNSWTVEMKIPYRALRFTNSDVQSWGINFHREVKNLNARFTWNPIDNTQGNWTQYDGLLENLKNITPPTRLNFYPYTSATTTSFKGKTNFDWSVGMDVKYGLTENFTLDATLIPDFGQTAFDNVTLNLGPFEQQFSEQRQFFTEGTALFTKGNLFYSRRIGGKPIKNASVNEQTETLIESPKKVQMLNAIKVSGRTKKGLGIGFFNAVTAKTIATIQNNTTKENREQVINPLSNYNILVLDQQFNQNSAVTLINTNVTRNGHFKDANVTGLLWHLEDKNSNYNIDGSVKMSNISDDKNNPNTGYTFDTSIGKKSGKWRGEIGYNLKNKDFNPNDMGILFRNNQQAIYGFTAYHLLKPTGIFNNYKINTAYNINFLHNPGTYTGSNINTAFQAETKKRFSFGANIIYSSKRKDFNEPRQGTTSGIYFKRPQRTRISHWGSTDYRNKFAIDYNWRYSFFKNNPKENYGFKISPRYRFNNQFSLVYGFKYGQTNNGQGFVNDINQEDIDKNPILSPFLDEIIFGQRNWTRFNNSLTGKYSFNTKSTLSLAFRHNWSKVPYKEQFYTLNKNNGELIESNYTDNHHKNFNSWNIDLNYLWQFAPGSQLTAFYRNTISNDTDVATQNFSENLESLLKEDNQHTFSVRLVYFIDYNNIKKLI, from the coding sequence ATGTATAAAACAACCTCATTATTGATTTTAATGCTATTTATCTGTAAAAATAGTATTGCACAAGAAATTCATAAAAAAAGAAAAAAATTATCCGCTACACGCATACAAACACCCCCGGTTATTGATGGGGTTATAAATGAATCAATATGGGAAAAAGCCCCTATTGCTAATAATTTTGTAATGATGCGTCCCACTAACGGACAAAACGAACCTAGCACTCATAAAACTCAAGTAAAGTTAGTGTACGATAATGATGCTATTTATGTAAGCGCTTTTATGTATGCGCCAAATCCTGCTAAAATACCTGCCGAATTTAACAACAGAGACAACATAGGAAATGCTGATTTTTTTATGCTGATGATAAACCCAAATGATGACGGGCAAAACCCAACCATGTTTATTGTTAGTGCCGCAGGAGTTCAGGCAGATTCAAAAGTAGCTAACGGTAATGAAGATTTTAATTGGAATGCTGTTTGGCAAAGTGCCATTAAAATAAACAAAAATAGCTGGACGGTAGAAATGAAAATACCCTACAGAGCTTTACGTTTTACAAACAGCGATGTACAGTCATGGGGAATTAATTTTCATCGAGAAGTTAAAAATTTAAATGCACGTTTTACATGGAATCCTATTGATAATACACAAGGAAACTGGACACAATACGACGGTTTACTAGAAAACTTAAAAAATATTACACCACCTACTCGTTTAAATTTTTACCCATACACATCGGCAACAACAACTTCTTTTAAAGGAAAAACAAATTTTGATTGGAGCGTTGGTATGGATGTAAAATATGGGCTTACCGAAAATTTTACTTTAGACGCCACTTTAATTCCTGATTTTGGACAAACCGCTTTTGATAATGTTACCCTAAACTTAGGTCCTTTTGAACAGCAATTTTCAGAGCAACGACAATTTTTTACCGAAGGAACGGCTCTTTTTACCAAAGGAAATTTATTTTATTCTCGTAGAATTGGAGGTAAACCAATAAAAAATGCTTCTGTAAATGAGCAAACAGAAACCCTTATTGAATCGCCTAAAAAAGTACAAATGTTAAACGCTATAAAAGTTTCTGGTAGAACAAAAAAAGGCTTAGGTATTGGTTTTTTTAATGCCGTTACTGCCAAAACAATCGCCACAATTCAAAATAACACCACCAAAGAAAATAGAGAACAAGTTATTAATCCTCTGTCAAACTACAATATTTTAGTTTTAGATCAGCAATTTAATCAAAATTCAGCGGTAACTTTAATTAATACAAACGTTACTAGAAATGGACATTTTAAAGATGCTAATGTTACAGGTTTACTTTGGCATTTAGAAGATAAAAACAGTAATTACAATATAGATGGTTCTGTTAAAATGAGTAATATTTCCGATGATAAAAACAACCCGAATACTGGTTATACATTTGACACTAGCATTGGTAAAAAGTCTGGAAAATGGCGGGGTGAAATTGGTTATAACTTAAAAAACAAAGATTTTAACCCAAATGATATGGGAATTTTATTTCGTAATAACCAACAAGCTATTTATGGATTTACGGCATATCATTTATTAAAACCTACAGGTATTTTTAATAATTACAAAATAAATACTGCTTACAATATTAACTTTTTACACAATCCTGGCACTTATACAGGTAGCAATATAAACACCGCTTTTCAGGCAGAAACTAAAAAACGTTTTTCTTTTGGGGCAAACATAATTTATAGCAGTAAACGTAAAGATTTTAACGAACCAAGACAAGGAACAACAAGCGGAATTTACTTTAAAAGACCACAAAGAACACGCATTAGCCACTGGGGATCTACCGATTACAGAAATAAATTTGCTATTGATTATAACTGGAGATATTCTTTTTTCAAAAACAATCCAAAAGAAAATTATGGCTTTAAAATTTCTCCAAGATATCGTTTTAACAATCAATTTTCGTTAGTTTATGGCTTTAAATACGGGCAGACAAACAATGGACAGGGTTTTGTAAATGATATAAATCAAGAAGATATCGATAAAAACCCAATACTTTCTCCTTTTTTAGATGAAATTATCTTCGGTCAAAGAAACTGGACTCGCTTCAATAATTCGTTAACAGGTAAATATAGTTTTAATACAAAATCAACACTTTCTTTAGCTTTCAGACACAATTGGAGTAAAGTTCCTTATAAGGAGCAATTTTATACTTTAAATAAAAATAATGGCGAATTAATTGAAAGTAATTATACCGACAATCATCATAAAAATTTTAATAGTTGGAATATTGACCTTAATTATTTGTGGCAGTTTGCCCCAGGTAGTCAATTAACTGCTTTTTATAGAAATACCATTTCTAATGATACAGATGTTGCTACTCAAAATTTCTCAGAAAATTTAGAATCACTTTTAAAAGAAGACAATCAACATACTTTTTCTGTCCGTCTTGTTTATTTTATTGATTACAACAATATCAAAAAATTAATTTAA
- the sucC gene encoding ADP-forming succinate--CoA ligase subunit beta, with protein sequence MNLHEYQGKEILNSFGVRIQRGIVANTPEEAVAAAKQLTEETGTGWHVIKAQVHAGGRGKGGGVKLAKNLEDVKNISNDILGMMLITPQTSAEGKLVNQVLICEDVYYPGASEPDEYYMSVLLNRATGKNMIMYSTEGGMDIETVAEETPHLIFTEEIDPALGLMPFQARKIAFNLGLSGAALKEMVKFASALYTAYIKSDSAMFEINPVLKTSDDKIMAVDAKVTLDENALYRHKDYAAMRDLREENPIEVEAKAAGLNYVDLDGNVGCMVNGAGLAMGTMDLIKQAGGEPANFLDVGGTADAERVEIAFGIILKDTNVKAILVNIFGGIVRCDRVAQGVVDAYKNMGDKINVPIICRLQGTNAKEAKELIDNSGMEIISATEFQEAADKVAEVLEA encoded by the coding sequence ATGAACTTACACGAATATCAAGGTAAAGAAATATTAAACAGTTTTGGGGTTCGTATTCAACGAGGAATTGTTGCAAATACACCAGAAGAAGCTGTTGCGGCAGCAAAGCAATTAACGGAAGAAACCGGTACAGGTTGGCACGTAATTAAGGCACAAGTACACGCAGGTGGTCGTGGAAAAGGTGGTGGAGTTAAGTTGGCTAAAAACTTAGAGGACGTAAAAAATATTTCTAATGATATTTTAGGAATGATGTTAATTACACCTCAAACTTCAGCGGAAGGTAAATTAGTAAACCAAGTGTTAATATGTGAAGACGTATATTATCCTGGAGCTAGTGAGCCAGACGAATATTACATGTCAGTTTTATTAAACCGTGCTACTGGTAAAAACATGATTATGTATTCTACCGAAGGTGGAATGGATATTGAAACTGTTGCCGAAGAAACTCCTCATTTAATTTTTACAGAAGAAATTGATCCTGCTTTAGGATTAATGCCTTTTCAAGCGCGTAAAATTGCTTTTAACTTAGGTTTAAGTGGTGCTGCTTTAAAAGAAATGGTAAAGTTTGCTAGTGCTTTATATACAGCATATATCAAATCTGATTCAGCAATGTTTGAAATTAACCCTGTGTTAAAAACATCTGATGATAAAATTATGGCGGTTGATGCTAAAGTTACTTTAGATGAAAACGCTTTATATCGTCATAAAGATTATGCTGCAATGCGTGATTTACGTGAAGAAAACCCTATTGAAGTAGAAGCTAAAGCTGCAGGTTTAAACTATGTAGATTTAGATGGTAATGTTGGGTGTATGGTAAACGGAGCAGGACTTGCAATGGGAACTATGGATTTAATTAAGCAAGCAGGTGGTGAGCCAGCTAACTTTTTAGATGTTGGAGGTACTGCCGATGCTGAACGTGTTGAAATTGCTTTTGGAATTATTTTAAAAGATACCAACGTAAAAGCTATTTTAGTAAATATCTTTGGAGGAATCGTTCGTTGTGACCGTGTTGCTCAAGGAGTTGTAGATGCTTACAAAAATATGGGAGACAAAATTAATGTACCTATTATTTGTCGTTTACAAGGAACAAATGCAAAAGAAGCGAAAGAATTAATTGATAACAGTGGAATGGAAATTATTTCAGCTACTGAATTTCAAGAAGCTGCTGATAAAGTTGCAGAAGTTTTAGAAGCTTAG
- a CDS encoding VPS10 domain-containing protein: protein MKQIIVKLLFLIAFTFQVSAQITNYKEASLKEGANFFEIVHKTRKELSERKQRSRGVVSKKEKKATKQFERWVWIWKDRINADGSFVKKENKKEYIDLLLNNSNTKSQRSNTVTSWEQIGPKKNVLENGYTAYPGLGRVNVVATDANNAQIMYAGSAAGGLWKTTDGGTTWLPKTDDLAGLGVTDIIIDPQNSDILYMATGDEDGGHVNSIGLFKSIDAGENWAVTGLTFSLTDNEYIRDLSFAPNSSTTIYALTNNEIQKSTDSGATWVNMNTTPNYTGDNFQTIIFDPNNSNKVVVSDAYGGLWYSSDGGNNFSEHSVLQGFNPKKLKLTTSVNDTENFYGITQDGIFTVFRFDNTDTAADKISETTITNFNSQWGYNQCIAVSPTNKDDILVGGVNVYKSTDNGASFSMYLNAYDDPRGVGFYVHPDHHYLSFLSDGVTVINSHDGGVHKGAFTATSATGGWTDISDGLVISQPYNIAITEGLNGDDYMMANQDNDGFSKVSKGGSQKWVACSAGDGTATGIDISDSNIRYLGGTYGALYRTNDGYSSSAYSSVTILSDSNDADFISPLALHPTIAATIYAGHGDVKKSTDRGVNWVALNTGLVETSFLDVSLYNGATRIFAIGYLGADKELRRSNDDGATWVTISNPASNLSINSVYAVPNTAIVYATVASYNAGEKIYKSTDNGASWVNISANMPNIIMKKIILDTNKSNETIYVGTELGLYYTNNTTTNWTKLGAGLPNVIISDIKVSKSNGNVYVGTFGRGMWVYNDQKHFKSVTNNNWSEITNWEGKTLPTSVDDVAIKQEQDVVSVNVDGVTVKSLEINNAKLEIKNTNSLTVVNDYVSTINDNTFVSILSDETNSGVFMVNGNATGNLMYNRGGLLANKWSLISSPVIGQSIKGFASKVSNDIRKNATSKYAISKYNDANLVGTKWEYFDQNISENTLFENGTGYAISRETAGAVSFSGAMYNSNLNVSVSSDKWNAIGNPFSAYYPINKSISENFITNNTSKLAANAQAIYLWESTQNKYVAYTNLASSTQKVLAPGQGFFIKTKASSTDEKVIFKKANIGTKTILKGNNTFNRSQNSFVKVFVEKEKIKVNTDIIFSKNATQGFDVAMDIINFGDATFDLTSKIINEVKSNEYAIQSVSSDDIEGQIIPLKLTATSKEKVVFSSEIHNLPGNIKVFIEDKETAKFHEISNTKNYEVTLQKNSNEFGRFYIHFSKRALNELETKLVASSLKVYTDNNFLQVIGHNSISLTIDLFDIIGKKVLSKTLKPAEFKGVDLNNLPAGVYIVKVVSGNKRATKKVVVK from the coding sequence ATGAAACAAATAATAGTAAAACTACTCTTTTTAATTGCTTTTACCTTTCAGGTAAGCGCTCAAATTACAAATTACAAAGAAGCCTCTTTAAAAGAAGGAGCAAATTTTTTTGAAATTGTACATAAAACAAGAAAAGAGTTATCGGAAAGAAAACAACGCTCAAGAGGGGTTGTATCAAAAAAAGAAAAGAAAGCAACAAAACAGTTTGAACGTTGGGTTTGGATTTGGAAAGACAGAATTAACGCTGACGGTTCTTTTGTTAAGAAAGAAAATAAAAAAGAATACATCGATCTTTTATTAAATAATTCAAATACAAAATCACAAAGGTCAAATACCGTTACGTCGTGGGAGCAAATAGGTCCTAAAAAAAATGTGTTAGAAAACGGGTATACTGCATATCCAGGTTTAGGAAGGGTTAACGTAGTAGCAACAGACGCTAATAATGCACAAATAATGTATGCCGGATCTGCCGCAGGAGGTTTGTGGAAAACAACAGATGGCGGAACAACTTGGTTGCCTAAAACAGATGATTTAGCAGGTTTAGGAGTTACCGATATTATTATTGATCCTCAAAATTCCGACATATTATATATGGCTACTGGTGATGAAGATGGAGGACATGTTAATTCAATAGGTTTGTTTAAGTCAATAGATGCAGGTGAAAATTGGGCTGTAACAGGTTTAACGTTTTCATTAACGGATAATGAATATATTAGAGATTTAAGTTTTGCGCCTAATTCGTCTACTACAATTTATGCACTGACCAATAATGAAATTCAAAAATCTACAGATAGTGGTGCTACTTGGGTTAATATGAATACGACCCCAAATTATACTGGTGATAATTTTCAAACTATAATTTTTGATCCTAATAATTCTAATAAAGTAGTAGTATCTGATGCTTATGGAGGTTTGTGGTATTCTTCTGATGGCGGTAATAATTTTTCAGAGCATTCAGTTTTGCAAGGTTTTAATCCTAAAAAGTTAAAGTTAACTACTTCTGTAAATGATACTGAAAATTTTTATGGAATTACCCAAGATGGTATTTTTACAGTTTTTCGTTTTGATAATACCGATACCGCTGCCGATAAAATTAGTGAAACAACTATAACTAATTTTAATTCACAGTGGGGTTATAACCAATGTATTGCTGTGTCGCCTACAAACAAAGATGATATTCTTGTAGGAGGTGTAAATGTGTATAAATCGACAGATAATGGTGCTTCTTTTTCAATGTATTTAAACGCCTATGATGATCCTCGAGGGGTCGGTTTTTATGTACATCCTGATCATCATTACTTATCTTTTTTATCCGATGGTGTTACCGTAATAAATAGTCATGATGGTGGAGTTCATAAAGGTGCTTTTACTGCTACAAGTGCAACAGGTGGTTGGACCGATATCTCAGATGGTTTGGTAATTTCTCAACCTTATAATATAGCCATTACAGAAGGACTTAATGGTGATGATTATATGATGGCAAATCAAGATAATGATGGTTTTTCAAAAGTTTCAAAAGGTGGTAGTCAAAAATGGGTAGCTTGTTCAGCAGGTGATGGAACAGCTACAGGAATTGATATTTCAGATTCAAATATTCGCTATTTAGGCGGAACTTATGGTGCTTTATACAGAACAAATGATGGGTATTCAAGTAGTGCATATTCATCTGTAACAATTCTTTCGGATTCAAATGATGCTGATTTTATTTCTCCTTTAGCTTTACACCCAACAATTGCAGCAACTATTTACGCAGGGCATGGTGATGTAAAAAAATCTACAGACAGAGGTGTTAATTGGGTGGCTCTAAATACAGGTTTAGTAGAAACTTCTTTTTTAGATGTGTCTTTATATAATGGTGCTACAAGAATTTTTGCTATAGGTTATTTAGGAGCAGATAAAGAACTAAGAAGAAGTAATGATGATGGTGCAACTTGGGTTACAATTTCTAATCCAGCTTCAAATTTATCTATTAATAGTGTGTATGCCGTACCAAATACAGCTATTGTTTATGCAACAGTGGCATCGTATAATGCTGGTGAAAAAATTTATAAAAGTACCGATAATGGTGCTTCATGGGTAAATATAAGTGCTAATATGCCTAACATTATCATGAAAAAAATAATATTAGACACTAATAAAAGCAATGAAACTATTTATGTAGGAACTGAATTAGGTCTTTATTATACCAATAATACAACTACTAACTGGACAAAATTAGGTGCTGGTTTACCAAATGTTATTATTAGTGACATTAAAGTAAGTAAAAGTAATGGAAATGTTTATGTCGGTACTTTTGGTAGAGGAATGTGGGTTTATAACGATCAAAAACATTTTAAAAGTGTTACCAATAATAATTGGTCTGAAATTACAAATTGGGAAGGTAAAACATTACCAACTTCAGTTGATGATGTTGCAATAAAACAAGAGCAAGATGTAGTATCGGTAAATGTAGATGGAGTTACAGTAAAATCATTAGAAATTAACAATGCTAAATTAGAGATAAAAAACACCAATAGTTTAACGGTTGTTAATGATTATGTATCAACAATAAACGACAATACTTTTGTATCAATTTTATCAGATGAAACCAATAGTGGTGTTTTTATGGTAAATGGAAATGCAACAGGTAATCTTATGTATAATAGAGGTGGTTTATTAGCGAATAAATGGTCTTTAATTTCATCGCCTGTAATTGGTCAATCGATTAAAGGTTTTGCATCGAAAGTATCAAATGATATTCGAAAAAATGCTACTTCTAAATATGCAATATCGAAATATAATGACGCCAATTTAGTAGGGACTAAATGGGAGTATTTTGATCAAAATATTAGTGAAAATACATTGTTTGAAAACGGAACAGGTTATGCCATTTCTAGAGAAACAGCTGGTGCGGTTTCTTTTTCAGGAGCAATGTATAATAGTAATTTAAATGTAAGTGTATCTTCTGATAAATGGAATGCTATTGGAAATCCTTTTTCGGCATATTATCCTATAAATAAAAGTATTTCAGAAAATTTTATCACAAATAATACTAGTAAATTAGCGGCTAATGCACAGGCAATATACTTATGGGAAAGTACTCAAAATAAATATGTTGCTTACACTAATTTAGCATCATCAACTCAAAAAGTATTAGCGCCAGGTCAAGGGTTTTTTATCAAAACAAAAGCATCATCAACTGATGAAAAAGTAATTTTTAAGAAAGCTAATATTGGTACAAAAACAATTTTAAAGGGGAATAATACCTTTAACAGAAGCCAAAATTCTTTTGTAAAAGTATTTGTTGAAAAAGAAAAAATAAAGGTAAATACCGATATTATTTTTTCAAAAAATGCGACTCAAGGATTTGATGTAGCAATGGATATTATAAATTTTGGAGATGCTACATTTGATTTAACTTCTAAAATTATAAATGAAGTAAAAAGTAATGAATATGCAATTCAATCGGTTTCTTCGGATGATATTGAAGGTCAAATTATTCCTTTAAAACTTACCGCAACATCAAAAGAAAAGGTAGTTTTTTCATCAGAAATTCATAATTTACCTGGAAACATAAAGGTTTTTATAGAAGATAAAGAAACCGCAAAATTTCATGAAATAAGCAATACCAAAAATTATGAAGTAACTTTACAGAAAAACTCAAATGAATTTGGACGATTTTATATACATTTTTCTAAAAGAGCTTTAAATGAGTTAGAAACGAAATTAGTTGCATCAAGTTTAAAAGTTTATACGGATAATAATTTCTTACAAGTAATTGGTCATAATTCAATTTCATTAACAATCGATTTATTTGATATTATAGGTAAAAAAGTATTAAGTAAAACACTAAAACCAGCTGAGTTTAAAGGAGTAGATTTAAATAATTTACCAGCAGGTGTTTATATTGTTAAAGTTGTTTCAGGAAATAAAAGAGCAACAAAAAAGGTTGTTGTAAAATAA
- the uvrB gene encoding excinuclease ABC subunit UvrB, with protein MNFELHSNFKPTGDQPTAIKQLVNGLNTNEKHQTLLGVTGSGKTFTVANVVAQVNRPTLVLAHNKTLAAQLYAEFKQFFPKNAVEYFVSYYDYYQPEAYIPVTGTFIEKDLSINDEIERLRISTSSSLLSGRRDIIVIASVSCLYGIGNPKEFKKNVIPIKVDQQISRTKFLHKLVTSLYSRTETEIKSGTFKVKGDVVTIYPSYGDSGYKIHFFGDEIEEIETFNIENNQRIEKLNELTIYPANLFVTSPDVLQNAIHSIQDDMVKQVDYFKEIGKHLEAKRLLERTEFDLEMIRELGYCSGIENYSRYLDGRESGTRPFCLLDYFPDDFLMVIDESHVTIPQTHAMYGGDKSRKVNLVEYGFRLPAAMDNRPLKFEEFEELQNQVIYVSATPADYELQKTEGVFVEQVIRPTGLLDPIIEVRPSENQIDNLIEEIQIRVEKDERTLVTTLTKRMAEELAKYLTRIQVRCRYIHSDVDTLERVQIIQDLRRGLFDVLIGVNLLREGLDLPEVSLVAILDADKEGFLRSHRSITQTVGRAARNVNGRAILYADKITNSMKRTIDETNYRRKKQQDYNTKNGITPTQINKKLDNTLSQDTITSFHYDNAIDKVAKQDLQFLSKEEIEKRIRNKRKEMESAAKNLDFMVAAKLRDEIAVLKKA; from the coding sequence ATGAATTTTGAATTACACTCCAACTTTAAGCCAACTGGCGACCAGCCAACCGCTATAAAACAATTAGTAAACGGATTAAATACCAACGAAAAACACCAAACACTTTTAGGTGTTACTGGTTCTGGTAAAACTTTTACCGTAGCAAATGTTGTTGCCCAAGTAAACCGTCCTACCTTAGTTTTAGCGCATAATAAAACATTGGCGGCGCAATTATATGCCGAATTCAAGCAGTTTTTTCCTAAAAATGCAGTTGAATATTTTGTTTCTTATTACGATTATTATCAGCCCGAAGCCTATATTCCTGTTACAGGAACTTTTATCGAAAAAGATTTATCTATTAATGATGAAATAGAGCGCCTGCGAATTAGCACCTCTTCATCCCTACTTTCTGGGCGTAGAGATATTATTGTTATCGCATCGGTTTCTTGTTTATACGGAATTGGAAATCCGAAGGAATTTAAAAAAAATGTAATTCCTATAAAAGTCGATCAACAAATTTCACGCACCAAGTTTTTACACAAACTAGTTACCAGCTTATATTCTCGCACCGAAACCGAAATAAAAAGTGGTACTTTTAAAGTAAAAGGCGATGTGGTAACTATTTACCCATCCTATGGCGATAGCGGCTATAAAATTCATTTTTTTGGCGATGAAATTGAAGAAATCGAAACTTTTAACATCGAAAATAACCAACGTATTGAAAAGTTAAACGAACTCACTATTTACCCTGCCAACTTATTTGTAACCTCTCCCGATGTATTGCAGAATGCCATTCACAGCATACAAGATGATATGGTAAAACAAGTCGATTATTTTAAAGAAATCGGAAAACATTTAGAAGCAAAACGCTTACTAGAACGCACTGAATTCGATTTAGAAATGATTCGTGAATTAGGCTATTGTTCAGGAATTGAAAATTATTCTCGATATTTAGATGGACGAGAATCAGGCACTCGCCCCTTTTGTTTGTTAGACTATTTTCCTGACGATTTTTTAATGGTTATTGATGAAAGCCACGTTACTATTCCACAAACTCACGCCATGTACGGTGGCGATAAAAGCAGAAAAGTAAACTTAGTAGAATACGGTTTTCGCTTGCCTGCGGCAATGGATAATCGTCCGTTAAAATTTGAAGAGTTTGAAGAATTACAAAATCAAGTAATTTATGTATCGGCAACGCCTGCCGATTATGAATTGCAAAAAACCGAAGGCGTATTTGTAGAGCAAGTAATCCGCCCAACGGGTTTATTAGATCCAATAATTGAAGTCCGCCCCAGCGAAAATCAAATTGATAATTTAATTGAAGAAATACAAATTCGTGTAGAAAAAGACGAGCGTACTTTAGTAACCACCTTAACAAAACGAATGGCGGAAGAATTAGCCAAGTATTTAACCCGAATTCAAGTTCGTTGTCGTTATATTCATTCGGATGTAGATACTTTAGAGCGTGTTCAAATAATACAAGATTTACGAAGAGGTTTGTTTGATGTTTTAATTGGTGTCAATTTATTGCGTGAGGGTTTAGATTTACCCGAAGTATCGTTAGTTGCTATTTTAGATGCCGATAAAGAAGGTTTTTTACGCAGTCATCGCTCGATTACCCAAACCGTTGGTAGAGCCGCAAGAAATGTAAACGGACGTGCTATTTTATATGCTGATAAAATAACCAATAGCATGAAACGCACTATAGATGAAACCAATTATAGGCGTAAAAAACAGCAAGATTACAATACTAAAAATGGTATTACGCCAACGCAAATCAACAAAAAACTAGATAATACGCTTTCTCAAGATACTATTACTTCTTTTCATTATGATAACGCGATTGATAAGGTTGCAAAACAAGATTTGCAGTTTTTATCTAAAGAAGAAATAGAAAAACGCATCAGAAATAAACGAAAAGAGATGGAATCTGCTGCTAAAAATTTAGATTTTATGGTAGCCGCAAAATTGCGTGACGAGATTGCTGTTTTAAAAAAAGCTTAG